The window CGCTTGAACTCGTCACGGCAGGCCAGGAAGGCCGCGTGCGGGCCGCCGGCGCCCATCGGCATGCCGAAGCGCTGGGTGCTGCCGATGGCGATATCGGCACCCCATTCACCGGGCGGCGTGAGCAGCGTCAGCGCCAGCAGGTCGGCGGCGACGACGAAGGCCGCACCGCTGGCATGCGCCGCATCCACATAGGGCTTCATGTCGTGCACGATGCCGCCGGTCGCCGGGTACTGTGCGATCACGGCGAAGTACTCGTGCTGCGCCATCAGCTCCGGCACCAGGCCCACCAGCACCTCGATGCCCAGCGGCCGCGCGCGCGTGCGGATCACCTCGATGGTCTGCGGGTGGCAATCCGAAGCCACGATGACCGTGGCGCTCTTGCTCTTCACGCTGCGTCGGGCCAATGTCATGGCCTCGGCGGCGGCGGTGGCCTCGTCGAGCATCGAGGCGTTGGCGATCGCCATGCCGGTCAGGTCGCACACCATGGTCTGGAAATTCACCAGCGCCTCGAGCCGACCCTGCGAGATCTCGGCCTGGTAGGGCGTGTAGGCGGTGTACCAGGCCGGGTTCTCGAGGATGTTGCGCAGGATGACGCCCGGCGTGTGCGTTCCGTGGTAGCCCTGCCCGATGTAGCTGCGGTACACGCGGTTCTTCGCGGCGATCGCCTTCAGCTCGGCCAGCGCCTGGACCTCGCCGACGGGTTCGGGCAGCACCATCGGGCGCGCGCGGGCGATGCTGCGCGGGACGATGGCCTCGATCATGGCCTGGCGCGAAGCCGCGCCGATCACCGACAGCATGTGCTGTTCGTCGGCGGGGTCGATGCCGATGTGACGGCCGGCGAAGTCGGTGGTGTGTTCGAGTGCGGCGAGGGGCAGGGCGAGGGGCCTGAGCATGGTGTGCTCCGTGAGGGAAGGAAGGGCGGTGGACCGGACAGCCAGGAGGGTCGTGACAGCAGGAGGACAAGCAGGCGGCCAGCGGGATGGCGTGGCCGCGTGGTGCCTCAGAGCGTCTTGAGCAGCGCGTCGTAGCCGGGTGCGTCCATCAGTTGGTCGAACTCGGTCATGTCGGCGATCTTGACCTTGAAGAACCAGCCCTCGCCCAGCGGGTCGCTGTTGGCCAGTGCCGGGTCGTTGCGCAGCGCCTCGTTGACCTCGACCACCTCGCCGCTGACCGGCATGTAGAGGTCGGCCGCCGCCTTGACGGACTCGACGACGCCGGCGATGTCGCCCTTCTTGTAGGACGTGCCGACCGCCGGCAGGTCGACGAACACCACGTCGCCGAGCGCATCCTGCGCGTGCAGCGTGATGCCGACGACGGCGGCATCGTGGTCTTCGATGTTGATCCACTCGTGGTCGGTGGTGAACTTGGTGGTCATGGAGGCTCCTGAAAGGATGGACGGCCTGAGTCGAGCGTGGGCCGGAAGGTTGACGAAGAGGGGCGAGGCTGGAGTGTCAGGCACGCACGTAGCGGTGCGGCGTGAAGGGCAGGGCGACCACGCGCATGGGCAGCCGCTTCCCGCGCACCATGGCGAACACCTCGTGCGAGACGGTGGCATGGTTGCTGGCGATGCAGGCCATCGCGATCGGCTGGTTGACGGTCGGACCGAGGGTGCCGCTGGTTACCCGGCCGATGCGATGGCCCTGGCTGTCGACGAGTTCGGTGCCCTCGCGCACCGGCACCCGCTCCAGACCGATCAGGCCGACGCGGCGCTCGCTCACGCCGCCGGCGAGCTGGGCGTCGATGACGGTCGCCCCGGGGTAGCCACCGGCCCGCGCGCCGCCGGCGCGCCGCACTTTCTGGATGGCCCAGGACAGTCCGGCCTCGATCGGCGTGGTGGCGGTGTGGATGTCATGCCCGTAGAGGCACAACCCTGCTTCGAGGCGCAGGGTGTCGCGCGCGCCCAGGCCGGCCGGCGCGACCTCGGGCTGGGCGAGCAGCTCGCGCGCCAGCGCCTCGGCATGGGTGGCCGGCACCGAGATCTCGAAGCCGTCCTCGCCGGTGTAGCCGGAACGGGTGAGGTAGCAGTCGGAGCCGACCAGCGTGAAGGCGCCGCCGGTCATGAAGGTGAGGGCGCTCACGCCGGGGTTCAACCGCGCCAGGGCCGTGACGGCCTTCGGCCCCTGCAGGGCCAGCAGCGCTCGCTCGGGCAGGGGCTGCACCGTGCAGCGGTGGCCGATGTGCGCCTGCAGGTGGTGCAGGTCGGTGTCCTTGCAGGCGGCGTTGACGATCAGCAGCAGGTCGTTCTCGCGCCGGGTGACCATCAGGTCGTCGAGCAGGCCGCCGCCGGCATTGGTGAAGAAGGCGTAGCGCTGCTTGCCGACACCGAGGCCGAGCACGTCCATCGGCACCAGGGTCTCGAGCGCGAGCGCGGCCTGCTGCAGGTCGTCGGCGACCAGCCGGATCTGGCCCATGTGCGACACGTCGAACAGCGCGGCCGCATCGCGGCACTGGCGGTGTTCGGCCAGGATGCCGCTCGGGTAGTTGACCGGCATGTCGTAGCCGGCGAAGGGCACCATCTTGGCGCCGAGTTCGCGGTGGAGCGCGTGCAGGGGCGTGGTGAACAGGGGGGCAGCAGGGCTGCCGGCTAGTGCGGACATCTCGACTCCAAGGGCATGAAGGAAACCACCGTTGCCGGTGATGCCTGCCCTCGCTGTCCGCTTTACCTGAGAGATTGGCCGGTTCCGGTGTGTCGCACCTCGACCCGCTTGCCCCTTCGGTGGGCTGCCCCGGGTGCAGCCTCTCTCCAGTGAGGACGCCTCCGCTGGGAGGCGTTTGCCAGTCCTTTTGCCTGAGCGTTCGAGGTGTGTCCTCTGCGCCTTCGGCGGCTGCCGTCGGTGTGCTGACGGCAACGCTCTCCTGACGGTAACGATTATATGCACACGATCTCCTATTGATGCACGGCGGCACCACCGGCGTGACCTGTGCACGACCGCGGCGCGCCCGCGCCGCTGCGGCAGAAGGCTCAAGTCCGCGCCCGGCGGGCCGATACCTTTCCCGATGCACGCCCGGCGTGCTGCGCAAGGGGCCGGCGAACGGCCCGACAGGAACCTCCCGCGTGTCCTTGCTCCAGCCCTTGTACGACCCCCGCGTGGTCGTGCTGTCCATCGCTGTCGCGATCCTGGCTTCGTTCGTCACGCTCGAACTGGCCAAGCGCGTGCGCAGTGCCGACCGCGTGCTGTCGATGTGCTGGTGCATCGGCGGCGCCCTGGTCATGGGCAGCGGCATCTGGTCGATGCACTTCGTCGGCATGCACGCCTTCAGCCTGACGATCCCGCTCGGCTACCGCGTTTCGACCACGCTGCTGTCGTGGGGCGTGGCGCTGCTGGTCTCGCTGGTGGCGCTGGGGATCGCCGGGCGGGAGCAGCTGTCACGCAGCCTGCACGTGTGGGGGGCGCTGGCGATGGGCGGCGGCATCATGGCGATGCACTACATCGGCATGGCCGCACTGGAGATGGCGCCGGGCATCCAGTGGGATGCGCGCTGGGTGGCGGCATCCGGGTTGATTGCGGTGACCGCATCCGCTGCCGCTCTGCGGATCTTCTTCTGGATGCGCCGCCATGCCGGCTGGTCGGCGCTGGCCTACCAGTGCGCTGCAGCGGTGGTCATGGGACTCGCGATCAGCGGCGTGCACTACAGCGGCATGGCAGCTGCAGGCTTCCCCGAGGGCAGCGCCTGCCTGAGTCTGGACGGCATCAACGGCGACTCGCTGGTGCTGATCGTCAGCGTGGCCACCGTGCTGATGCTGACGATCACGCTGGTGACCTCGGTCTTCGACCGGCGCATGCAGGCCACCGCGGACGGCCTGTCGCAGTCGTTGCAGCAAGCCAACGAACGCCTCCAGTCGGCCAACGACGAACTGAGCCGCCTGGCCTACCAGGACGCGTTGACGGGCTTGCCCAACCGCAGCTACTTCGAGTCGCGCCTGAGCCAGGCGGTCGCCCGTATCGAACGGCTGCGCGAGCTGCCGACGCCCTCGGCATCGGCGGGCCTGGCGGTGCTGTTCATCGACCTCGACGGCTTCAAGCCGATCAACGATTCCTACGGTCATGCCCATGGCGATCTGGTGCTGCAGGCTGTGGCCGTGCGCCTGCGCGAGGCGGTGCGCGCGGCCGACACGCTGGCCCGCCTGGGCGGCGACGAATTCATCGTGCTGGTCGAGGACGTGAGCTGCGCGGGGGATTGCATCCACGTCGCGAAGCGCGCCCTGGCCAGCATGGGCGAGCCGCTCGTCGTGGTCGGCCAGCCGGTCCACCTGTCGTGCTCGATCGGGGTGGCGATGTACCCCGACGCCGGCGACGCCAGGCGCCTCATCGCGCACGCCGATGCGGCGATGTACGAGGCGAAGCGGGGTGGCGGCAGCACCTACGCGGTCTACGAGTCGGCGATGAACCAGGGCGCCGACCAGCAGGTGGCGCTGTACAACGATCTCGTCACGGCGATGGAGCGTGGCGAACTGCAACTGCACTACCAACCCAAGGTCGATCTACGTACCGACACGATCCGCGGCGTCGAGGCGTTGATGCGCTGGCGCCATCCCCAGCGGGGCATGGTGAGCCCGGTGGCCTTCATCCCGGTGGCCGAGCGCTTCGGCCTGATCAACACGCTCGGCGCCTGGGTCATCGACGAAGCCTGCCGGCAGCTGAGCGCCTGGGCCGACGAAGGCCTGCACATGCGCGTGGCGATCAACCTGTCGGCGCACCAGCTCATGCAGGCTGACCTGACAGAGCGGGTGGCCGACGCACTGGCGCTGCACCAGGTCGAGGCTTCGCAGCTGATCTGCGAGATCACCGAGTCGGTCGCGATGGAGGACACCCGCGTCACCCAGCGCGCGATCGACGGCCTGCTGGCCATCGGCGTGCAACTGGCGATCGACGACTTCGGAACCGGCTACTCCAGCCTCAGCTACCTGCGCCAGCTGCGGGCCCGGCAGCTGAAGATCGACCGCAGCTTCATCCGCGACCTGGCCGGCAGCAGCGACGCCCGCGCGGTGGTCGATGCGGTGATCCGGCTGGCCCATGCGCTGGGCATGCAGGTGGTGGCCGAGGGCGTGGAGGAGACCGACCAGCGCGACCTGCTGGTCGAGATGGGTTGCGACCAGCTGCAGGGCTTCCTGTACGCCAAGCCGATGGCGGCCGACGACATCTCGTACTGGGCGCGCCACCGCGGCGAGCAGCACGCGGTGCCGTTCTCCGACTCGACCCTGGTCGACACGATTCCGGGTTGACCGCGCTTCCAGCCGAGCGCCGGCTGTGGGATAGTCTTTCCGACCCGCCGCACGAGCGGGCCTGTCGCCGAGGCGACGGCACGAGGAGACATCCCATGAGCAGCAACATCAGCATCTACGAACAGGGGCTGGACCAGACCACGGCGAACTTCGTCGCGCTCTCGCCCGTCAGTTTTGTCGAACGCAGCGCCGAGGTGTTCGGCGACCTGCCGGCCGTCGTGCACGGGGCGCGCCGACAGACCTGGGCGCAGACGCGCGAGCGTTCGGCGCGGCTCGCCGCGGCGCTGCGTGCACTCGGCGTGGCGCGCGGCAGCACCGTCAGCGTGATGCTGCCCAACACGCCGGAGATGGTGGAGGCGCACTACGCGGTGCCGGCGCTGAACGCGGTGCTGAACACGCTGAACACCCGGCTCGACGCCGCGCTGCTGGCCTGGCAGATGAACCACTGCGAGGCCCAGGTGCTGATCACCGACCGCGAGTTCGCGCCGACCATCGCCGAGGCGCTGCGGCTGCTGCACAGCGAGCACGGCCGCACACCGATCGTCATCGACGTCTGCGACAGCGAGTACGCCGGTCCGGGCGACCGGCTCGGCACGCACGAGTACGAGGCATTGTTGGCCGCCCACGCGCCGCTGGCGCGGCTCGATGGTCCGGCCGACGAATGGGACGCCATCGCCGTCAGCTACACGTCGGGGACCACCGGCGACCCCAAGGGCGTGGTGACCCACCACCGCGGCGCCTACCTGAACGCGGTGAGCAACGCGGCCACCTGGACCATGCCGCACTTCCCGATCTACCTGTGGACGCTGCCGATGTTCCACTGCAACGGCTGGTGCTTCCCGTGGACGATCGCGATGCTGGGGGGCACCCACGTGTGCCTGCGCCGGGTCGATGCGCCCAGCATCCTCGGCGCGATGCGCGAGCACCGCGTCGATCACTACTGCGCTGCCCCGATCGTGCACAACCTGCTGATCGCCGCGCCCGACGAGCTGCGCGCCGGCATCACGCAGAAGGTGCGCGGCATGGTGGCGGGTGCCGCGCCGCCGGCCGCGATGATCGAGGGCATGGCGAAACTGGGCTTCGATATCACCCATGTCTACGGCCTCACCGAGGTCTACGGCCCAGCCGCCGTGGCCGTGAAGCGCGCCAGCTGGGCCGGCGAGAGCCTGTCCGAGCAGACGCGGCTCAACGGCCGCCAGGGCGTGCGCTACGCGCTGCAGGAGGGCATGACGGTGCTGGACCCCGAGACGATGGTCGAGACGCCGGCCGACGGCCAGACGATGGGCGAGATCATGTTCCGCGGCAACATCGTGATGAAGGGCTACCTGAAGAACCCCCAGGCCAGCGCTGCGGCTTTCGCGGGCGGCTGGTTCCACACCGGCGACCTGGCGGTGATGGAACCGGACCGCTACGTCAAGATCAAGGACCGCAGCAAGGACATCATCATCTCCGGCGGCGAGAACATCAGCTCCATCGAGGTCGAGGACGCGCTCTACCGGCACCCGGCGGTGATGGCCTGCGCGGTGGTCGCGAGACCCGACCCGAAGTGGGGCGAGACGCCGGTCGCCTACGTGGAGCTCAAGCCCGGCGCCGAGGTGAGCGCGGCGGAACTGGTCACCCACTGCAAGTCGCTGCTGGCTGGCTACAAGGCGCCGAAGGAGGTGCGCTTCGAAGCCATCCCCAAGACCTCGACCGGGAAGATCCAGAAATTCCAGCTGCGTGAGCGGGCCCGCTCGACGCAGGCGATCGAATAGCAGCGCGCAGGAGCCGAGATGTCCGTCACCGAAAGAGACGACCCGTTCGTGCTGAAGACGCAGGATGCCCGCGGCGTCGTCACGCTGACACTGAACCGCGCGCACGCCTTCAACGCGCTGTCCGAAGGCATGCTGGCCGCGCTGCAAGCCGAGCTGGACGCGGTGGCGGCGGATGCCTCGTCGCGCGTGGTCGTGCTCGCCGCCAGCGGCAAGGCCTTCTGTGCAGGCCACGATCTCAAGCAGATGCGCGCCGCGCCCTCGCTCGGCTACTACGAGACGCTGTTCGCGCAGTGCACGCGCGTCATGCTGAGCCTCCAGAACCTGCCGGTGCCGGTGATCGCCCGTGTGCAGGGCCTCGCCACTGCGGCCGGTTGCCAGCTCGTCGCGATGTGCGACCTGGCGGTCGCGGCGCGCGAAGCGCGCTTCGCCGTGAGTGGCGTCAACCTCGGACTGTTCTGCTCGACGCCCAGCGTGGCGCTGGCGCGCAACCTGCCGCGCAAGCAGGCGATGGAGATGCTGCTCACCGGCGATTTCATCAGTGCCGAGGAGGCGCGCGAGCGCGGTCTCGTCAACCGCGTGGCCGAGGCCGATCGGCTCGATGCCGAGGTGGCGCAACTGGTGCAGCGCATCGTTGCCAAGCCGCGCGTCGCGATCGCGGTCGGCAAGGCCCAGTTCTACCGCCAGGTCGAGGCCGGCATCGCGTCGGCCTACGAGATCGCCGGGCAGGCGATGGCCTGCAACATGATGGACGAGGCAGCGCTGGAGGGCGTGCAGGCCTTCATCGACAAACGCAGCCCGACCTGGGCGGTCGCCGAGCCGGGCCGCTAGCGACGTTGCCCCGGCTCGTCAGCCGGCGAGCCCCAGCATGCGTGCGCCCAGCGCCTCGGCCACCTCGATGCCGTCGACGCCGGCCGACATGATGCCGCCCGCATAGCCGGCGCCTTCGCCGGCCGGGTAGAGCCCCACGACGTTGAGGCTCTGGTAGTCCTTGCCGCGCGTGATGCGCAGCGGTGACGAGGTGCGCGTTTCCACGCCGGTGAGCACGGCGTCGGGCAGCGAGAACCCGGCGATCTGCTTGTCGAACGCCGGGAGGGCCTCGCGGATCGCGTCGATCGCGTAGTCGGGCAGGCTGGCGTTGCCGGTCTGGGCCAGGTCGGTCAGGTGCACGCCCGGCTTGTAGGAGGGCAACACGCTGCCCCAGGCGGTGCTGGGCCGGCCGACCAGGAAATCGCCGAGCCGCTGGCCCGGCGCCTCGTAGCTGCGCCCGCCCAGCTCGTAGGCACGCGACTCCCAGTAGCGCTGGAAGGCGATGCCGTCGAGCGGGTTCACCGGACCCTCGGTGAGGCCGTCCTGCCGGTAGTCCTGCGGTGTGATGCCGACCACGATGCCGGCATTGGCGTTGCGTTCGTTGCGCGAATACTGGCTCATGCCGTTGGTGACCACGCGCCCCGGCTCGGACGTGGCGGCGACCACCGTGCCGCCCGGGCACATGCAGAAGCTGTAGACCGAGCGGCCGTTGCGCGCGTGGTGGACCAGCTTGTAGTCGGCCGCGCCGAGGAGCGGGTGGCCGGCATTCGGGCCGAAGCGGGCCTTGTCGATCAGGCCCTGCGGGTGCTCGATGCGGTAGCCGATCGAGAACGGCTTGGCTTCCAGGTAGACGCCGCGCCGCTGCAGCATCTCGAAGGTATCGCGTGCGCTGTGGCCGAGGGCGAGCACCACGTGGTCGGCGCGCAGTTGCTCGCCCGAGGCGAGTGTGACGCCGCGGAGATGGCCGTCCTCGATCAGCAGGTCGGTCACACGCTGCTGGAAGCGGATCTCGCCGCCCAGCGCCTCGATGTCGGCGCGCATCTTCTCGACCATGCTCACCAGCCGGAAGGTGCCGATGTGCGGCTTGGCGACGTAGAGGATCTCCTCCGGGGCGCCGGCCTTCACGAATTCGGTCAGCACCTTGCGCGTCAGGTGGCGCGGGTCGCTGATCTGGCTCCACAGCTTGCCGTCGGAGAAGGTGCCGGCACCCCCCTCGCCGAACTGCACGTTCGATTCGGGGTCGAGCACGCGGCGCCGCCACAGACCCCAGGTGTCCTGGGTGCGCTCGCGCACCGCCTTGCCGCGTTCCAGCACGATCGGGCGCAGGCCCATCTGCGCCAGGATCAAGGCCGCGAAGATGCCGCAGGGGCCGAAGCCGATGACCAGCGGACGCAGCGGCGGCGCCGTGCCCGCGGCTGCGGCGTAGTAGCCGTCCGGCGCCTGTCCGACGAAGCGGTACCGGGTGTCCGGCGCCGGCCGCACGTGCGGGTCGCTGCCGAGCCGAGCTCGCACGGCGGCCTCGTCGGCCACTTCGCAATCGACGGTGTAGATCAGCACCACCGCTGTCTTGCGGCGCGCGTCGTAGCTGCGCTTGAAGACGGTGAAGGACTGCAGCTGCGCGTCGGCGATGCCCAGGCGCGCTACCACCGCGGGACGCAGCGCGTCCTCGGCGTGGTTCAGCGGCAGGCGCAGTTCGGTGATTCGCAGCATCGGTGCGAGGCCCCGGCCGGTGCCGGCGCGGCCGCGCGGTGCTCCGGGATCAGCCGCCCTTCTTGGAGCGCTTGCCCGGATTCTTCTTGCTGCGGGTGTGCGAACCGCGCTCCAGGCTGACCTTCTGGCCGCGGCCTGGCGTGAACACCACGCCGGTCGGCGGGGTGGGGCGGGGGGTGGCACGGCGGTCGGCTTCGGTCTTGATCTGGTTGCCCATGTCGGCTCCGGTAGGAATTGGCGAAACTCAGGATTAGGCCACAGGTCGCGCTGGCGAGCCGCCGCGGCGTGCGATCCCGTCGCTGCCCGCGGCCCCGATCGCGTCGCCGGCGGCGGGGTAGAGCCGCAGCAACAGCTCGCGGCTGCCGTCGCTCAGCAGCGCCTGCAACTGTGCCCGCAGGTGCTGCACGTCCTCCGGGTCGTCGCCGCCCTCGCGGGCCGACCAGAGCGCGGCCAGCAGTTCGGCGCGCGGCTGCAGCACCTGGCTCACCGCGTCGTGCCAGAAGTCGGGCTGCTCGGCCTCGGCCCAGTCGCCGCGACCGCGGCCGTAATGGGCCACCGCCAGGTAGCCCAGCAGCGCCGAATGCGCGAGGCCGGTCAGCACCTCGTCGGTCCAGGCCAGCGACGGCGCTTCCACGCCGCGCACCAGGTTGTAGCCGCGCGCCAGGCCGGCGGCCCCCAGCGCGCCGAGCACGCCGCCGGCCAGCAGGCCCCCGCCGAGCGTGAGACCGCCGGTGGCGATGTCGGCCTTCAGCCCGGCCAGCGCGCCGGTCAGCAGCCCGCCCAGCACCGCGGCCTTGCCCTCGCTGGCCGGCTCCCGCACCGCGTAGTGCTCGGCCAGGCGCGTCAGCACTCTCTCGGTCGCCCGGCCGTCCAGACCGTGCAGGTGGATCAGCCGGTCGGTCGAGGCGCGGACGTCGGCGTCGAGTCGCTCGGCCAGCGCCTGCATCGCCCGTTCGCGCGGCGTGACCGTGCCCTCGCGACGCAGGCCGAGCGCCGCGCCCACTTGGCGCAGCCGCCCGCTCCAGCCGGCCTCGACCACCGGTTCGCGGTCGAACGCAGCGCGCGCCAGCCGCTCGGCCAGCACCTCCATGGCTGCCGACCAGGTGGCCCGTCCGCGTTCGTCCCAGGCGGTGCGCAGGCGTTCGAACGCGGCCTGCCGTGCCGCCGGCAGCGCCGCTCCCACGGCCTGCAGCAGCCTGCCTTCCTGGACCCAGCAGCGCACGAAGGCGTCGAGTGCGAGCACCTCGCGCACACAGCTGAACGGTTGCACCCGCTCTCGCCAGCGCTGCAGTTCCGCGGCTTCGGCCTGCGGCGGTTGCGGCCGGCCCAACTGATTGAGCAGCACCAGCACCGGCTTGTCGATCAGCTCCAGCACCCGCAACTCCGCGTCGAGGTAGCCGGCGTCCTGCGGCGACTCGGAAGCGTTGACGAGGTAGAGCACCGCATCGGCCTGCTCGAGCACGTTGCGCACCGCGCGCTGGCTGGACCAGAAGGCGCGGTCGCGGAAGCGGTCCCAGACCTCGCTCAGGAACCAGCCGATCGGGTTGCCGGCCTGCGCGAGCCG is drawn from Methylibium petroleiphilum PM1 and contains these coding sequences:
- the gcvT gene encoding glycine cleavage system aminomethyltransferase GcvT; amino-acid sequence: MSALAGSPAAPLFTTPLHALHRELGAKMVPFAGYDMPVNYPSGILAEHRQCRDAAALFDVSHMGQIRLVADDLQQAALALETLVPMDVLGLGVGKQRYAFFTNAGGGLLDDLMVTRRENDLLLIVNAACKDTDLHHLQAHIGHRCTVQPLPERALLALQGPKAVTALARLNPGVSALTFMTGGAFTLVGSDCYLTRSGYTGEDGFEISVPATHAEALARELLAQPEVAPAGLGARDTLRLEAGLCLYGHDIHTATTPIEAGLSWAIQKVRRAGGARAGGYPGATVIDAQLAGGVSERRVGLIGLERVPVREGTELVDSQGHRIGRVTSGTLGPTVNQPIAMACIASNHATVSHEVFAMVRGKRLPMRVVALPFTPHRYVRA
- a CDS encoding acyl-CoA synthetase, whose amino-acid sequence is MSSNISIYEQGLDQTTANFVALSPVSFVERSAEVFGDLPAVVHGARRQTWAQTRERSARLAAALRALGVARGSTVSVMLPNTPEMVEAHYAVPALNAVLNTLNTRLDAALLAWQMNHCEAQVLITDREFAPTIAEALRLLHSEHGRTPIVIDVCDSEYAGPGDRLGTHEYEALLAAHAPLARLDGPADEWDAIAVSYTSGTTGDPKGVVTHHRGAYLNAVSNAATWTMPHFPIYLWTLPMFHCNGWCFPWTIAMLGGTHVCLRRVDAPSILGAMREHRVDHYCAAPIVHNLLIAAPDELRAGITQKVRGMVAGAAPPAAMIEGMAKLGFDITHVYGLTEVYGPAAVAVKRASWAGESLSEQTRLNGRQGVRYALQEGMTVLDPETMVETPADGQTMGEIMFRGNIVMKGYLKNPQASAAAFAGGWFHTGDLAVMEPDRYVKIKDRSKDIIISGGENISSIEVEDALYRHPAVMACAVVARPDPKWGETPVAYVELKPGAEVSAAELVTHCKSLLAGYKAPKEVRFEAIPKTSTGKIQKFQLRERARSTQAIE
- a CDS encoding NAD(P)/FAD-dependent oxidoreductase — protein: MLRITELRLPLNHAEDALRPAVVARLGIADAQLQSFTVFKRSYDARRKTAVVLIYTVDCEVADEAAVRARLGSDPHVRPAPDTRYRFVGQAPDGYYAAAAGTAPPLRPLVIGFGPCGIFAALILAQMGLRPIVLERGKAVRERTQDTWGLWRRRVLDPESNVQFGEGGAGTFSDGKLWSQISDPRHLTRKVLTEFVKAGAPEEILYVAKPHIGTFRLVSMVEKMRADIEALGGEIRFQQRVTDLLIEDGHLRGVTLASGEQLRADHVVLALGHSARDTFEMLQRRGVYLEAKPFSIGYRIEHPQGLIDKARFGPNAGHPLLGAADYKLVHHARNGRSVYSFCMCPGGTVVAATSEPGRVVTNGMSQYSRNERNANAGIVVGITPQDYRQDGLTEGPVNPLDGIAFQRYWESRAYELGGRSYEAPGQRLGDFLVGRPSTAWGSVLPSYKPGVHLTDLAQTGNASLPDYAIDAIREALPAFDKQIAGFSLPDAVLTGVETRTSSPLRITRGKDYQSLNVVGLYPAGEGAGYAGGIMSAGVDGIEVAEALGARMLGLAG
- a CDS encoding enoyl-CoA hydratase, yielding MSVTERDDPFVLKTQDARGVVTLTLNRAHAFNALSEGMLAALQAELDAVAADASSRVVVLAASGKAFCAGHDLKQMRAAPSLGYYETLFAQCTRVMLSLQNLPVPVIARVQGLATAAGCQLVAMCDLAVAAREARFAVSGVNLGLFCSTPSVALARNLPRKQAMEMLLTGDFISAEEARERGLVNRVAEADRLDAEVAQLVQRIVAKPRVAIAVGKAQFYRQVEAGIASAYEIAGQAMACNMMDEAALEGVQAFIDKRSPTWAVAEPGR
- a CDS encoding putative bifunctional diguanylate cyclase/phosphodiesterase; this translates as MSLLQPLYDPRVVVLSIAVAILASFVTLELAKRVRSADRVLSMCWCIGGALVMGSGIWSMHFVGMHAFSLTIPLGYRVSTTLLSWGVALLVSLVALGIAGREQLSRSLHVWGALAMGGGIMAMHYIGMAALEMAPGIQWDARWVAASGLIAVTASAAALRIFFWMRRHAGWSALAYQCAAAVVMGLAISGVHYSGMAAAGFPEGSACLSLDGINGDSLVLIVSVATVLMLTITLVTSVFDRRMQATADGLSQSLQQANERLQSANDELSRLAYQDALTGLPNRSYFESRLSQAVARIERLRELPTPSASAGLAVLFIDLDGFKPINDSYGHAHGDLVLQAVAVRLREAVRAADTLARLGGDEFIVLVEDVSCAGDCIHVAKRALASMGEPLVVVGQPVHLSCSIGVAMYPDAGDARRLIAHADAAMYEAKRGGGSTYAVYESAMNQGADQQVALYNDLVTAMERGELQLHYQPKVDLRTDTIRGVEALMRWRHPQRGMVSPVAFIPVAERFGLINTLGAWVIDEACRQLSAWADEGLHMRVAINLSAHQLMQADLTERVADALALHQVEASQLICEITESVAMEDTRVTQRAIDGLLAIGVQLAIDDFGTGYSSLSYLRQLRARQLKIDRSFIRDLAGSSDARAVVDAVIRLAHALGMQVVAEGVEETDQRDLLVEMGCDQLQGFLYAKPMAADDISYWARHRGEQHAVPFSDSTLVDTIPG
- a CDS encoding GTPase domain-containing protein produces the protein MSADASAVTVALSLVSHTNVGKTTLARSLLRRDIGEVRDEAHVTQSAEPHTLVESPTGDRLLLWDTPGFGDSARLAKRLAQAGNPIGWFLSEVWDRFRDRAFWSSQRAVRNVLEQADAVLYLVNASESPQDAGYLDAELRVLELIDKPVLVLLNQLGRPQPPQAEAAELQRWRERVQPFSCVREVLALDAFVRCWVQEGRLLQAVGAALPAARQAAFERLRTAWDERGRATWSAAMEVLAERLARAAFDREPVVEAGWSGRLRQVGAALGLRREGTVTPRERAMQALAERLDADVRASTDRLIHLHGLDGRATERVLTRLAEHYAVREPASEGKAAVLGGLLTGALAGLKADIATGGLTLGGGLLAGGVLGALGAAGLARGYNLVRGVEAPSLAWTDEVLTGLAHSALLGYLAVAHYGRGRGDWAEAEQPDFWHDAVSQVLQPRAELLAALWSAREGGDDPEDVQHLRAQLQALLSDGSRELLLRLYPAAGDAIGAAGSDGIARRGGSPARPVA
- the gcvH gene encoding glycine cleavage system protein GcvH, with the translated sequence MTTKFTTDHEWINIEDHDAAVVGITLHAQDALGDVVFVDLPAVGTSYKKGDIAGVVESVKAAADLYMPVSGEVVEVNEALRNDPALANSDPLGEGWFFKVKIADMTEFDQLMDAPGYDALLKTL